CGGACGACCAGAAGCAGGTGCACATTTCCTTCGTTCTGGCCAGGTCTCGCGTTGCACCAAAGAAGCAGCTGTCGATGCTACACTTGAAGCTGAGTGCTGTACTCACTGGGGCTCAGCTGGCTAGTGTCCTCCAAGCAGAACTCACTCTGCCCATCGGACAAGTCATCCTCTGGTCCGATTCCACCACAGTCCTTCATTGGCTCAAGTAAATTTTGTAGATACAAGGTCTTCGTAGGAACTCGTGTTGCAGAGATTTAGAAACTTATGGATGTAACCAACTGGAGGTATGTGGACAACGCAAAAAAAACAGAGGATGACATCACTCGGGCAAGACACTGAAAGAGCTGGCCCAACCACATTGATGGCACCAAGGCCTCGAGTTCCTCCAACACTCAGAAGATCAGTGGCCTTCAATGCATTCTGCTGACCCGGAGCCTGATGACAGCGAACCGATGACAGCGAACTGAAGAAATTATCTTTCCGAGGACATGTGTCTAtcagttacagtcctcagctcCCAGATATCTGCAAGTTTGATACATAGGAAGACCTCATGAAGGAAACAACTAGATCCCTACACAGGGTGGACAATCCACTCTCCAGTTCACCCAGACATCCTTGATGATGCAGAAGAACCTGTCATCTAGAACAGACTTTCCATCTGGTTAGAATGTCATAGCAGACATTTGGGGCGGCTGTGTAAGAACTCAGTGATGACGTCACAGCTATCACAAGCAGGCAGAGTGTTTTAGGTCATTGCCACGTGCAGCTCGCCACCTACTGCTGTAAACACATCTCAGTTTTGGACATTATTTCCTTTCTGACCATTTTATTCATCACTGTGCGTGAATACCAAAACTAAGTAAGCTATATGTTTTCCCTGTTTTACTGACAAAGTTGTTAGTTTAAGAATATTTTTGTCATTATTACAGCATTATGTATCTCGTTTTATGCTAGCTATCTACCattgttcctcatgaagctggttgagagaatgtcaagagtgtgcagagtggctacttcaaagaatctaaaatattttgatttaatactttttttggttactacatgattccaagtgtgttatttcatagttttgatgtcttcactattattatacaatgcagaaaatggtaaaaataaagaaaaacccttgaaagagtaggtgtgtccaaactttttgactggtactgtatgttaatatgtgctatttttagcacttttctgggttgcttgattgtttttaattctttactgggaagcttatcagaagtagacttgctcatgttatttatattggagctgatagtgcacGGTGAGCTGCACactggacttcctactagggcacaccgcctcagtgctaaaagtgtaactctggttcataggcacatgattactgcatacaatagctgtaggatcaacagAGGTATTCAGGGTAGTTAGGGGGACATAAATTAAGTTACTTACataatgtacatttgatgcagcattatgacaactcagtctcacaatggtagggattaaccgAGCAGGTCTTGGGTCATTCATAAGTCATTGTCTCAccgcagccttgaaatgcgtggacagagtcaagatgatttggatggactcagtcattcctgtagagtatcttctgtttccaggtgTCAAAGTTGTCTATAAAAGTGTTTCGAACAGAGCTACAGTAAtcttttagccaggtgtgtaatgccagtagctgaatctttcacacctgCAGCCCAACGACGGTACCAGACCTTTTTTGGAATCTTTAAGTGCTAGAATCAGTTCTTTTAAAATCCATTGAGGGTATGAAATTTACTAAGGCCATTGGATATGTTATAAACTtcataatacaacacattaaaggTAAAAACCAATTTGAATGGTTATGAAATCTCTATTGGCCCACCTTGGGGGGGTCAACGGTCATACATGTATACATTTGGGGGTATATCGAGCCAGAATGAACAGTATTGGGATGTGCTCTATTATCGCATGGTACCCTAGTAACCACACCAAATTCACGCACAGTAAAAGGAGACCCATTGGGGAAGTTGTTTTAGCTATATAGAGTCATCATAGATTTAGAATGTTTGTATGTATAAACTTTTTCACCAATATCTTGGTTTCTGGATTTTAGGCTGTTGCTTGGCAGGATCTGTGAGAGCAATAATATTGAACATTGTAACACTTTTGTAGAGGATATATAATTCAAGAATACCATCTAGTGTTCAAACTTGGTTATACAACAACATTGGTGAGAATAGGTTGTCTGTAGCAACAGTCACTCCAGCTAACATTGATCTGATGCAAGTTGTTATTTTCTTCAGAAACAGACATTCAGAAATAAATGTTCCCAAACATTTTTAATCAATATGACAGTTTATTTGCAAGGAGACCAACCAGCTCCTATTGAAAATCAAGAAGGTATATTTTTAAATCTAACCCAAATGAACATTATATTTCTCTCTAAAATAGTTAGTGTAACCTAATGATACATAAGGGTCAAGTCTTTTCATAGCATGTTATTAAGCAACTCTCTCAAATCAATGCAGACATGCCTCAGTCTGCAAAACATTACACATTCTATAGTCCTCTAGTGTTACAACTATATGTAGAAGTGAAGAGAAGGGAGGCACTTTGAGAACAGAAGGCTCTGTCTATCCCTTCATGAGCTCCTTCCACTCTAAGGAATCTTCTACCTCCCTCGGGTGTGAGTTCTGAGGTGTCCCTTGATCTGGCTGGACTGACTGAATCCTTTCCCACAGACAGGACAGGAGTAGGGTTTCTCCCCCGTGTGGACCCTCAGGTGGGTCTTCAGATGGGCAGACCGGTTGAAGCGTTTAGCACACACGTGGCAGCGGTATGGTCTCTCTCCCGTGTGAATGCGTTGGTGCTCCCTGAACCTCCCTGAGTAGCTGAAACTCTtgccacacacaccacagtggAAGGGCTTCTCATTGGTGTGAGAACGCAGGTGGACCTTGAGGTAACTGGTAGAGGTGAATGACTTCCAACAGACTGTGCAGAGGATTTGCCTGTGACTAGTGTCACCACTGTGTGGTACTGTATGGGATAGCATGTGTGCCTTCAGTTGGGAAAGCTCACAGAACACGGCTCCACACTGAGTACATGAGTGTGTCTGGGTGTCCTCCTCTGGTCTCCTTTCTGGATCTCTTGGAACACTTTCAGTGTTCTCACTCTGTGTTCTAGAACAGGCTGGATTTactgcagagaggggctgagactgAGGGGAGTCACTGGTTGGTTCTGATAGTGATACTCCATAGCCCTCTCCATCAGGTTCTGTTTTGATCTGTCCAGTTGTGTTGGTCAgtagagagtctctctctctgttctccacagTTTGGGGAAGATGTGTGGGCTGAGGTGGCTCCTGATCACAGTCACTTTTCACACAGGGAGGAATGGTTATGGATTCTTCTTTGTTATCAGCCTCCGGCCCTTGAATCTGCTCTACCTCCTGACGGGTCCTATGTTCACCCTGTTCCTCTTTAATCTGTGTGGGCTCTGGGTCCCTCTGCCCCAGACTGGGGCTCCACTCCTGCTCACAGTACTGTTGCTCAGGGGGAGTTTGCTGCTCCGAGACCCAAGAGACAATGGGCTGAGGAGCTGGTGGGAAGAAGACAATAAATTACATCAATGAAAGTAATGACAGCTGTTGACGCTTGATTGACAAGACCACCATTGAGTTAGCTATGTCATTCCCAAAACAAGCTAGCTATTTCTCTGGCTGAATCCCATATCACCCTTCCCCTCGCCCATCCATTTGCACATTCACGCATTCCTCTGCCATATGCACAAGTATCCCAAAGTTGAGGGTGTGAAAATTATGGAGGGTGTAATTAGACCCTCCGAAAACCAATTAGATCAAACCAGCAACGCAGCTACTTCAGAGCGAAGTGGAATCCCATAAGGCCCTGCATTACTTTTTAGTGTGTACTAGCAAATAGTTTGGGGAAGCATATTTTCACCATCAAaaagcacctttataataaagcttGCATTATGACATTTGTAAACTTATGTAAGATAGCCTACTATTGCTAAATGTGATGAGTAGACATAATGTAGGCtaataatatacactatacagtgcattcggaaagtattcagaccccattactttttcaaaatgttgttacgttacaaccttattctaaaatagattcccccccccctcatcaaatctacacacaataccccatcatgacaaagcaaaaacaggtttagacatttttgaaaaggTATTATAAATAActggaatatcacatttacacaagtattcagaccctttactcagtactttgttgaagcaccattgacagagattacaaccttgagtcttcagtatttaaccagtgtctgtagtggcgcctctagcactgagatgtagtgccttagaccgctgcgccactcgggagcttctctgcagatcctctcaagctctgtcagattggatggggaatgtcgctgcacagctatttgcaggtctctcgagttaaagtccgggctctggctgggctactcatgcaaattcagagacttgtcctgaagccactcctgtattatcttggctgtgtgaaatagggttgttgtcctgttggaaggtgaaccttcacccccgtCTAAGGTccggagcactctggagcaggttttcatcaaggatctccctgtactttgctccattcatctttgccttgatcctgactagtctcccagtccctactgctgaaaaacatccccaaagcatgatgctgccaccaccatgcttcaccgtagggattgtgccaggtttcctccagacgtgacacttggcattcaggccaaagagttcaatcttggtttccttttactgaggagtggcttctgtctggtcactaccataaaggcctcattggtggagtgctgcagagatgggagaaccttccagaaggacaaccatctccacataggaactctagagatttgtcagagtgaccatcgggttcttgttcacctccctgcccaaggcccttctcccccgattgctcagtatgTCCGTACGCCAGCtctagaagagtcttggtggttccaaatctcttccatttaagaatgatggaggccactgtgttcttggagactgTCAATGCTGCAGACtttctttggtacccttccccagatctgtgcctcgacacaatcctgtctcagagctctacggacaattccttcgacctcatggcttggtttttgctctgacgtgccctgtcaactgtgggatctttatatagacaggtgtgtgcctttccaatcaattgaatttaccacaggtggactccaagttatagaaacatcaaggatgatcaatggaaacaggatgcacctgagctcaatttcaagtctcatagcaaagggtctgaatacttatttacataaggtgtttgttttataaattagcataaaattctaaaaacctgttttcgctttgtcattatgtgtagattgctgaggatttgtttttatttaatcaattttagaataaggctgtaacaaaatgtggaaacagtcaaggggtctgaacactttccgaaggcactgtatatatttcatTGTGACCTGATGCTGCTGACTATCAGGCAGTGAACAGGCTGttactgagtgactgagtgaatggtggagagggagagggctggatgtgtgtgtgttggttgagAGAGTGCTGCAGCAGAGGCAGCTGAGTCATGG
The DNA window shown above is from Salmo salar chromosome ssa13, Ssal_v3.1, whole genome shotgun sequence and carries:
- the LOC106566084 gene encoding zinc finger and SCAN domain-containing protein 2 isoform X3 → MMTQLQYLNVYLTERLMQAAEEILGVVGNTISEYQEEIARTKRENQYLKRHLITPVLPAPQPIVSWVSEQQTPPEQQYCEQEWSPSLGQRDPEPTQIKEEQGEHRTRQEVEQIQGPEADNKEESITIPPCVKSDCDQEPPQPTHLPQTVENRERDSLLTNTTGQIKTEPDGEGYGVSLSEPTSDSPQSQPLSAVNPACSRTQSENTESVPRDPERRPEEDTQTHSCTQCGAVFCELSQLKAHMLSHTVPHSGDTSHRQILCTVCWKSFTSTSYLKVHLRSHTNEKPFHCGVCGKSFSYSGRFREHQRIHTGERPYRCHVCAKRFNRSAHLKTHLRVHTGEKPYSCPVCGKGFSQSSQIKGHLRTHTRGR
- the LOC106566084 gene encoding zinc finger and SCAN domain-containing protein 2 isoform X2, giving the protein MMTKLQYLNVYLTERLMQAAEEILGVVGDTISEYQEEIARTKRENQYLKRHLITPVFPAPQPIVSWVSEQQTPPEQQYCEQEWSPSLGQRDPEPTQIKEEQGEHRTRQEVEQIQGPEADNKEESITIPPCVKSDCDQEPPQPTHLPQTVENRERDSLLTNTTGQIKTEPDGEGYGVSLSEPTSDSPQSQPLSAVNPACSRTQSENTESVPRDPERRPEEDTQTHSCTQCGAVFCELSQLKAHMLSHTVPHSGDTSHRQILCTVCWKSFTSTSYLKVHLRSHTNEKPFHCGVCGKSFSYSGRFREHQRIHTGERPYRCHVCAKRFNRSAHLKTHLRVHTGEKPYSCPVCGKGFSQSSQIKGHLRTHTRGR